A portion of the Gemmatimonas sp. genome contains these proteins:
- a CDS encoding TonB-dependent receptor, which produces MSAGRRTATSMLMKPLVCALMLAVVSGGPARAQSAVAVQGTVLGKTDGAPVLSAEVRIPRTGARVRTDERGTFRVAASAGDSMIVRALGFAELRTLVQSSTPVVRLVALATVLPVFTTTMGQRVIRASESPRSVTVIGREELDAVAAVSANQLLRQLPGLQELPAPPSKTSISIRGFDDSRVLVLVDGEPVAGALIESRDIGRLSTIATERIEVTKGPSSVEFGSDALGGVINIVQAAPTHRLSLDALAREGGLGRQESSVGVSQTVGKLGYRVNGGWRQSDRVTGYNAIGSTFNRIYDVRTDFRYALTDKWALRLDMQGSQERQRFPVDAAFNGFIDNRGGQGFAEVRGPLFGGNIRARAFEQRFVYQYRQSRGLLPIKGSADSLEQRERQGRYLLSYTHVVGAHAIDVGAQRSHRTLVAPKKVTGDSADEQVTEVFARDSWTLGNVLMTAGARHTNSTLWGSSTNPSFGVAWQTSSRVRLRSNVARGFRAPGFKEIRYTFTNPAGGYTLEGNPDLLPESSWSTSVGGTWAPSASLSFDVEGYRNDVSGLVDWRYEGDNAAGFQTYRYVNVARARTQGVETNARVNAGANEVTLGYDFLRARDLNSGLPLSRRASHTARLRVAREWAVRQGLSTDASVRYTGNAPLVGIPSGAPITGPFSTESGIIGRQGALLSVDAQLRLAVTRELEVSGGVNNLLDQQPNLWTPAFARQFYVGLRWRWSVAP; this is translated from the coding sequence ATGAGTGCAGGACGGCGCACCGCGACGTCGATGCTGATGAAGCCGCTCGTGTGCGCGCTGATGCTGGCCGTCGTGTCTGGCGGACCGGCTCGCGCGCAGAGCGCGGTGGCGGTGCAGGGTACGGTGCTAGGGAAGACCGACGGGGCGCCGGTGTTGTCGGCCGAAGTGCGCATACCACGCACCGGAGCGCGAGTCCGCACCGATGAACGCGGCACCTTTCGCGTGGCGGCGTCGGCTGGTGATTCGATGATTGTGCGGGCGCTCGGATTCGCCGAATTGCGCACGTTGGTGCAGAGCAGCACACCGGTGGTCCGCTTGGTGGCGTTGGCCACCGTGCTCCCGGTGTTCACGACGACGATGGGGCAGCGCGTGATCCGCGCCAGCGAGTCACCGCGCAGCGTGACGGTGATCGGTCGCGAAGAACTCGATGCCGTGGCGGCGGTGTCGGCGAATCAGTTGCTGCGTCAATTGCCGGGACTTCAGGAGCTTCCCGCGCCGCCATCGAAGACATCGATCTCGATTCGTGGGTTCGACGATTCGCGCGTATTAGTCCTGGTGGATGGTGAGCCGGTGGCCGGCGCGCTCATCGAGAGTCGGGACATCGGCCGATTGAGTACCATCGCGACCGAGCGCATCGAGGTCACGAAGGGTCCCTCGAGTGTGGAATTCGGCAGCGACGCCCTGGGGGGCGTGATCAATATTGTGCAGGCGGCGCCGACGCATCGACTGAGCCTCGACGCCCTCGCGCGCGAAGGCGGACTCGGACGACAGGAATCGTCCGTGGGTGTGAGTCAGACGGTGGGGAAACTTGGCTACCGCGTGAATGGCGGGTGGCGACAGTCCGACCGCGTGACCGGATACAACGCGATCGGCTCCACGTTCAATCGCATCTACGATGTCCGCACGGACTTCCGCTATGCGCTGACCGACAAATGGGCACTGCGGCTCGATATGCAGGGCTCGCAGGAACGTCAGCGCTTCCCGGTGGATGCCGCGTTCAATGGCTTCATCGACAATCGCGGCGGGCAGGGCTTCGCCGAAGTAAGGGGTCCGCTGTTCGGCGGCAACATCCGCGCGCGCGCTTTCGAGCAGCGGTTCGTATATCAGTATCGCCAGTCGCGCGGACTGCTGCCGATCAAGGGCTCGGCCGATTCCCTCGAGCAACGGGAACGACAGGGCCGATATCTGTTGTCGTACACGCACGTGGTCGGCGCGCACGCGATCGACGTGGGCGCGCAGCGCTCGCATCGCACACTGGTGGCGCCCAAGAAGGTGACGGGAGACAGCGCCGACGAACAGGTTACCGAAGTCTTCGCGCGCGACTCCTGGACGCTCGGCAACGTGTTGATGACGGCCGGTGCGCGTCACACCAACAGTACGCTCTGGGGCAGCAGCACAAATCCGTCCTTCGGTGTGGCGTGGCAGACGTCGTCACGTGTGCGACTGCGCAGCAACGTGGCGCGAGGATTCCGCGCGCCGGGCTTCAAGGAGATCCGTTACACGTTCACGAATCCGGCCGGAGGCTATACGCTCGAGGGAAACCCCGATCTGTTGCCGGAGTCGTCGTGGAGCACGAGCGTTGGCGGCACCTGGGCGCCCAGTGCGTCGCTGTCGTTCGATGTGGAAGGGTATCGCAACGACGTGTCTGGTCTCGTCGACTGGCGGTACGAGGGTGACAACGCGGCCGGTTTTCAGACGTACCGGTATGTGAACGTTGCGCGCGCCCGCACGCAGGGAGTGGAAACCAACGCGCGCGTGAACGCGGGTGCCAACGAGGTCACGCTGGGCTACGACTTCCTGCGTGCGCGCGACCTCAACTCGGGGTTGCCGCTCAGCCGGCGCGCGTCGCACACGGCGCGACTTCGTGTGGCCCGTGAGTGGGCCGTGCGCCAGGGGCTCTCCACCGATGCCTCGGTGCGCTACACCGGGAACGCGCCGCTGGTCGGTATTCCCAGCGGCGCCCCGATTACGGGGCCATTCTCCACGGAGAGCGGTATCATCGGTCGCCAGGGGGCGTTGCTGTCAGTCGACGCACAACTGCGTCTGGCCGTGACGCGCGAATTGGAAGTGTCCGGTGGCGTGAACAATCTGCTCGATCAGCAGCCGAACTTGTGGACCCCCGCGTTTGCGCGACAGTTCTACGTGGGATTGCGGTGGCGCTGGAGCGTGGCGCCGTAA
- a CDS encoding DUF3536 domain-containing protein: MHSIVIHHHLYQPPREDPWLEVVPTEPSAAPDHDWNTRINRECYARLAAAEAHLRDRRAAARDPDARSGIARVVNLYAWCSFDVGATLCEWLDAEAPDTMRAMQEGDAASVRRWGHGNAIAAPYHHVILPLASPRERTTEIRWGIRDFRRRFHREPEGMWLPECAADEDTLDAVAKEGIAFTILAPYQVQGHDGSGMPVRWRGASGRTLTIVPYDGALAGDVAFGGLLRDAPALAQRLTPYRDAGDTPFDRCTTLATDGETFGHHHKSGDSTLTEALSMVVQQSSSRVTNSAALVAMSPPTTDVRLVSPSAWSCAHGVERWRSNCGCRLDGSKPPAQQWRGPLRAAIERVSYHAHEVFEQEGRTLFRDDPWEVRDRYGDVVAQDGAALEQFARRELPADASEHQVQRARELLELERATMRTFTSCAWFFDDVDRIEVRQVLRYAARSIELSGHASRLMPEFVQWLAPATSGAPNAGSASELFVREAMPHRDATTCAAASAIACASVGIATPRIAIFDVTVAPHDAAPHTPAAHEAPPHAPWRVTLAHRRTGASRSFVGHVHGVGPGLTVDLSETEADIGDTHGINVHEFPEAIARQLLRPMALSDNALFDEVIPPR, translated from the coding sequence ATGCATTCGATCGTCATTCATCATCACCTGTACCAGCCGCCGCGCGAAGATCCCTGGCTCGAGGTGGTCCCGACGGAGCCGTCAGCCGCGCCCGATCACGATTGGAATACGCGCATCAATCGGGAGTGCTACGCGCGCCTCGCCGCCGCCGAGGCGCATCTGCGCGACCGGCGTGCCGCCGCGCGCGATCCTGACGCACGATCCGGCATCGCGCGTGTGGTGAATCTGTATGCGTGGTGTTCGTTCGACGTGGGGGCCACCCTCTGTGAATGGCTCGACGCGGAAGCGCCGGACACTATGCGGGCGATGCAGGAGGGCGATGCGGCGAGCGTGCGCCGGTGGGGCCACGGCAACGCGATCGCCGCGCCGTATCATCATGTGATTCTCCCACTCGCCTCGCCGCGCGAGCGTACCACCGAAATCCGCTGGGGCATTCGTGACTTCCGTCGGCGCTTCCATCGCGAACCGGAGGGCATGTGGCTGCCCGAGTGCGCGGCCGATGAAGACACCCTCGATGCCGTGGCCAAGGAGGGCATCGCCTTCACGATTCTGGCCCCGTATCAAGTGCAGGGTCACGACGGCAGCGGCATGCCGGTGCGTTGGCGAGGCGCGTCGGGTCGCACCCTCACGATCGTGCCCTACGACGGTGCATTGGCCGGCGATGTCGCCTTCGGCGGGCTGCTGCGTGATGCCCCCGCGCTGGCGCAGCGGCTCACACCCTATCGCGACGCCGGGGATACGCCCTTCGATCGCTGCACGACGCTGGCCACCGACGGCGAAACGTTTGGACATCATCACAAGAGCGGTGACTCCACGCTCACCGAAGCGTTGTCGATGGTGGTGCAGCAGTCGAGCTCCCGCGTCACGAACAGCGCGGCGTTGGTGGCGATGTCTCCGCCCACGACCGACGTGCGCTTGGTCTCGCCGAGTGCCTGGAGTTGCGCCCACGGAGTGGAGCGGTGGCGCAGCAACTGTGGCTGCCGCCTCGATGGCAGCAAGCCGCCGGCACAGCAGTGGCGCGGACCGCTCCGAGCGGCCATCGAGCGGGTCTCGTATCACGCGCATGAGGTATTCGAACAGGAGGGGCGTACGCTGTTCCGCGACGATCCCTGGGAGGTGCGCGATCGGTACGGTGACGTCGTCGCGCAGGATGGAGCCGCGCTCGAACAGTTCGCTCGGCGCGAGTTGCCAGCCGATGCGTCGGAGCACCAAGTGCAGCGCGCCCGCGAACTGCTCGAGCTCGAACGGGCAACGATGCGGACCTTCACGTCATGCGCGTGGTTCTTCGACGACGTTGATCGCATCGAAGTGCGCCAGGTGCTTCGTTACGCCGCGCGCTCCATCGAACTGTCCGGCCACGCGTCGCGGCTCATGCCCGAATTCGTGCAGTGGCTCGCGCCCGCGACGAGCGGCGCGCCGAACGCCGGCAGCGCCAGTGAACTGTTCGTGCGCGAGGCCATGCCGCACCGCGATGCGACGACCTGTGCGGCGGCGAGCGCGATCGCCTGCGCCTCCGTGGGGATCGCCACGCCGCGTATCGCCATCTTCGATGTCACGGTCGCACCGCACGACGCCGCACCACATACGCCCGCCGCACACGAGGCGCCGCCTCACGCCCCCTGGCGAGTGACGCTCGCGCATCGCCGCACCGGCGCCTCGCGCTCGTTCGTGGGGCACGTGCATGGGGTCGGCCCGGGTCTCACGGTCGACCTCTCGGAAACGGAAGCCGATATCGGCGACACGCACGGCATCAACGTGCATGAGTTCCCGGAGGCCATCGCTCGGCAGTTGCTCCGCCCGATGGCGCTCTCCGACAACGCGCTGTTCGACGAGGTCATTCCGCCGCGCTGA
- a CDS encoding glycogen/starch synthase: MTSPAMPTPSFGSPVIRAPEGGAPTIVHLTSEYSPFARTGGLAEAVMGLANYQVKGGANVVVFVPLYRSVRDHAPDLAPLGRPIQVELGFRSEEVRFFREVQPPAGPKVVFVDIPSAFSRAGLYGEGGRDYVDNARRFALFSRAVLDAIPRLIAGPVLVHAHDWHTSLALMYMRTYGDLKARFAETPTVLSVHNAGYQGHFPASMLNDCGIPPEVYNFRHLEWYDRLNFLKGGLTFADMVVTVSPTHAQELRTPGGGFGLQEVFQWLGPRFTGITNGIDQSLWNPATDDQITANYSRADTANKAKCKAALQRSFGLPQRKRIPLFGLTGRMVTQKGLDLILNSQLIWTLDAQFVFLGAGEAKYERALLALAKARPQHVGVQLNFTDRLEHRLMAGADMFLMPSQYEPCGLTQMRAQRYGSLPIGRRVGGIADTVQDDITGFLFDAFQPAALDRAISRALARFADPSAWTPRMSAAMTQDFGWERSAERYAQVYQQAIEIAKQRR, encoded by the coding sequence ATGACATCCCCAGCCATGCCCACGCCCAGCTTCGGGTCGCCCGTGATCCGGGCCCCCGAGGGTGGAGCACCGACGATCGTGCATCTCACGTCGGAGTACAGTCCGTTCGCGCGTACGGGTGGGCTGGCCGAGGCCGTGATGGGGTTGGCCAACTACCAGGTGAAGGGTGGTGCGAACGTGGTCGTGTTCGTGCCACTCTATCGCTCGGTGCGCGACCATGCGCCTGACCTCGCCCCGCTCGGCCGTCCGATCCAAGTCGAGCTGGGATTCCGTAGTGAGGAAGTGCGCTTCTTCCGTGAAGTGCAGCCGCCTGCCGGTCCGAAGGTGGTGTTCGTCGATATTCCGTCGGCGTTCAGCCGCGCCGGCTTGTACGGCGAGGGCGGCCGCGATTATGTCGACAACGCGCGACGCTTCGCGCTCTTCTCGCGTGCCGTACTCGATGCCATTCCGCGACTGATCGCCGGTCCCGTGCTAGTGCACGCGCACGACTGGCACACGTCGCTGGCGCTCATGTACATGCGCACGTACGGCGACCTCAAGGCACGCTTCGCCGAGACGCCGACGGTGCTGTCGGTGCACAACGCCGGCTACCAGGGCCACTTTCCGGCGTCGATGTTGAACGACTGCGGCATTCCACCCGAGGTGTACAACTTCCGGCATCTCGAGTGGTATGACCGCCTCAACTTCCTGAAAGGCGGACTGACGTTCGCCGACATGGTCGTGACCGTGAGCCCGACGCACGCGCAGGAGCTGCGTACGCCAGGTGGCGGCTTCGGTCTTCAGGAGGTGTTTCAGTGGCTGGGCCCGCGCTTCACGGGCATCACGAACGGCATCGACCAGTCGCTCTGGAATCCAGCCACCGACGATCAGATCACCGCCAACTACTCGCGTGCCGACACCGCGAACAAGGCGAAGTGCAAAGCGGCGCTGCAGCGTTCGTTCGGCCTGCCACAGCGCAAGCGCATTCCGTTGTTCGGACTGACCGGACGCATGGTCACCCAGAAGGGCCTCGACCTCATTCTGAATTCTCAGCTCATCTGGACCCTCGACGCGCAGTTCGTCTTTCTCGGCGCCGGCGAGGCCAAGTACGAACGCGCGCTGTTAGCACTGGCGAAGGCGCGGCCGCAGCACGTCGGCGTTCAGCTCAACTTCACCGACCGGCTCGAGCATCGCCTCATGGCCGGTGCCGACATGTTCCTCATGCCGTCGCAGTATGAACCGTGCGGCCTCACGCAGATGCGCGCGCAGCGCTACGGCTCCCTGCCGATCGGGCGCCGTGTCGGTGGCATCGCGGACACCGTGCAGGACGATATCACCGGATTTCTCTTTGACGCATTTCAGCCGGCGGCGCTCGATCGGGCGATTTCCCGCGCCCTCGCGCGTTTCGCCGACCCGAGCGCCTGGACTCCACGCATGAGCGCCGCCATGACGCAGGATTTCGGCTGGGAGCGCTCGGCCGAGCGATATGCGCAGGTGTATCAGCAGGCAATCGAGATCGCCAAGCAGCGCCGCTGA
- a CDS encoding carboxypeptidase regulatory-like domain-containing protein, giving the protein MGRLVRSVGVVAAALYVSSTPAVLHAQLVRGSVLASDGSTPAAAVIVVLESSTGQVLARTLSDARGAFRFQLPAPGARYRLRALRVGFSPTDGPTVGPFESAASELPPLQLMLTGASVALPTVSVRGRDDCRTSSADGQLVARVWEEGRKALMASQLASSDSPLNAEWIEYDRTLDSAGVRVREQSVRTTRSVTTRAFRSAPAESLATHGYVVDRDDGTVYHAPDAEVMLSDAFTNGHCFRLEPPTDSAPEQIGVAFRPVSDNDRRRDITGVLWLDRASSELRRIEYRYTGLPAFVERARPGGTVEFLRLGAGQWMVQRWHVRMPILARRDNQTSVGRRRVLITTSGVVVRALQVSGGEVLRVTQGERTLFRGEGAQLAVQLRRATGPSVPGHTISGAFAVLTGTDYALRTDSVGIGRVEPILPGQYRLQVRTALMDSLGVLAREHDIEVGVDGRLVQMTLPSSTELLRAVCSADVVRRAQSFLRGTVRDSSGREVPGATVRLRAMRNIATAADRVSFSEDVVSTTSDSLGQWRVCGVPRDTPLQLRVMSGVGTIDTLFRIAAMDALAAADVGLRVSRTASLLLRTYNAEERPLGDVLAVVRTIAGREVAVRTNHVGEATVGDLEPGVATVHLRRVGYVEGTIATEFVAGSNTLQLSLDPTAPPSLDTVTVRANRSNNRFTDFETRRAYGLTTASITREQIERRNPVSLWQMLTRVPSVLVVDSLGFVYARSMRNRNDECWLRVAINGVVQSDGRPDLRTLPAPGEVYGVEVFAGAATIPATMASQGGNELGPRARTGCGLISIWTR; this is encoded by the coding sequence TTGGGCCGCCTCGTCCGTTCGGTCGGTGTAGTCGCCGCTGCCCTTTACGTCAGCAGCACGCCCGCTGTGCTGCACGCGCAGTTGGTGCGCGGGTCCGTACTCGCCAGCGATGGGAGCACACCAGCCGCAGCCGTCATCGTCGTGCTCGAGAGCAGCACCGGACAGGTCCTGGCGCGAACTCTCTCCGACGCGCGCGGCGCCTTTCGGTTTCAGCTGCCGGCACCGGGTGCGCGCTATCGACTGCGCGCGCTCCGCGTGGGCTTTTCCCCAACGGACGGCCCGACCGTTGGACCATTCGAGAGCGCGGCCAGCGAGCTGCCGCCGCTGCAGCTCATGCTGACCGGAGCATCCGTAGCCCTGCCCACGGTGTCCGTTCGCGGACGCGATGACTGCCGCACCAGCAGCGCCGATGGACAACTCGTGGCGCGTGTATGGGAGGAGGGGCGCAAGGCGCTGATGGCATCGCAGTTGGCCTCGTCCGACAGTCCGTTGAACGCCGAGTGGATCGAATACGACCGCACGCTCGATAGCGCGGGCGTGCGCGTGCGCGAACAGTCGGTGCGCACCACGCGCAGTGTCACGACACGCGCATTTCGCAGCGCGCCGGCTGAATCGCTCGCCACCCATGGCTACGTCGTGGATCGTGACGACGGCACGGTGTACCACGCCCCCGATGCCGAGGTGATGCTTTCCGACGCGTTCACGAACGGGCACTGCTTCCGCCTCGAACCGCCCACCGATTCCGCGCCCGAGCAGATCGGGGTCGCATTTCGCCCGGTCAGTGACAACGACCGGCGGCGCGACATCACAGGTGTGCTGTGGCTCGATCGCGCCAGCAGTGAGCTGCGTCGCATCGAGTATCGCTATACCGGATTGCCCGCCTTCGTCGAGCGCGCGCGCCCCGGCGGAACGGTGGAGTTTCTCCGGCTCGGCGCGGGACAGTGGATGGTGCAGCGCTGGCATGTCCGCATGCCGATCCTCGCGCGCCGAGACAATCAAACCTCCGTCGGGCGGCGGCGCGTGCTCATCACCACATCCGGCGTCGTCGTCCGCGCGCTGCAGGTCAGTGGCGGCGAAGTCCTCCGCGTCACGCAGGGCGAGCGCACGCTCTTCCGTGGTGAAGGCGCCCAGCTCGCCGTACAACTGCGCCGCGCAACGGGACCGTCCGTGCCGGGACACACGATCAGCGGCGCGTTCGCCGTGCTCACGGGCACGGACTACGCGCTACGCACGGACAGTGTCGGCATCGGCCGTGTCGAACCGATCCTACCCGGACAATACCGGTTGCAGGTGCGCACGGCGCTGATGGACTCACTCGGTGTGCTCGCCCGAGAGCACGATATCGAAGTCGGCGTCGACGGTCGACTCGTTCAGATGACGCTGCCCAGTTCCACCGAGCTGCTGCGCGCCGTCTGCAGCGCCGACGTGGTACGACGCGCGCAAAGCTTTCTGCGCGGCACGGTGCGCGACTCCAGTGGTCGCGAAGTGCCCGGTGCGACGGTGCGCCTACGCGCCATGCGCAACATCGCCACCGCCGCCGACCGCGTGAGTTTCAGCGAGGACGTCGTGAGCACCACCAGTGACTCACTCGGGCAGTGGCGCGTGTGCGGCGTTCCCCGCGATACCCCGCTGCAGCTCCGCGTCATGTCCGGCGTCGGGACGATCGACACGCTGTTCCGCATCGCCGCAATGGATGCCCTCGCCGCCGCCGACGTAGGCCTCCGCGTCTCGCGGACTGCGTCGCTGCTGCTGCGCACGTACAACGCCGAGGAACGACCGCTGGGCGATGTGCTGGCCGTGGTGCGCACGATCGCCGGTCGTGAGGTCGCGGTACGCACGAATCACGTTGGCGAGGCCACGGTTGGTGATCTCGAACCCGGCGTCGCCACCGTGCATCTGCGCCGGGTCGGCTACGTGGAGGGCACGATCGCCACTGAGTTCGTCGCGGGCAGCAACACTCTGCAGCTCTCGCTCGACCCCACGGCGCCACCATCGCTCGATACCGTCACGGTGCGCGCAAACCGATCGAACAATCGCTTCACCGATTTCGAAACGCGGCGCGCGTATGGGCTGACCACGGCATCGATCACGCGCGAGCAGATCGAGCGGCGCAATCCCGTGAGCCTCTGGCAGATGCTGACCCGAGTCCCGTCGGTACTCGTCGTGGACAGCCTCGGTTTCGTGTACGCGCGATCGATGCGCAATCGCAACGATGAGTGCTGGTTGCGCGTCGCGATCAACGGCGTCGTGCAAAGCGATGGACGACCGGACCTGCGAACCCTGCCCGCGCCTGGCGAGGTGTATGGCGTCGAAGTGTTCGCCGGCGCAGCCACGATTCCTGCCACGATGGCCTCCCAAGGCGGCAATGAACTGGGACCGCGCGCGCGGACCGGTTGCGGTCTCATCTCGATCTGGACGCGGTAG
- a CDS encoding HmuY family protein yields the protein MKSMMMRSLLSVASLAVLGACEGESNATGPGTGTPEPAINQVVSFGPLNASSTDTLVFFSFASGTLVPRAADWDLAFRRYEVRLNSPAVGGATSKNVLGFALDNNKAASDAQVLAFTSAATLADFDAVRVARIPADDQFQTDRLTENKQGYLNLSGIPTANPANYWKLRLANGTFAVFRATRIKFTQTFAVDTLYLESRLQTGSTLGAVQTLAIAPANGVRQISLATNAVVTGAGCNWDLEFNPAANQLSLVPNVACNAGTYPGPTSPAFANATIASDAPQFATFLSTLVGPIPNSVLDKSAPFRYNLQGNDRLHAAFNTYLVKSGTRVYKLQITDYYSNTGVAGFPTIRYARIR from the coding sequence ATGAAGTCGATGATGATGCGATCGCTGTTGTCTGTGGCCTCCCTCGCCGTGCTTGGCGCGTGTGAAGGCGAGTCGAACGCCACGGGTCCGGGTACCGGCACACCGGAGCCGGCCATCAACCAGGTGGTGTCGTTCGGTCCGCTCAACGCGAGCAGCACCGACACCCTGGTGTTCTTCAGCTTTGCGTCTGGAACCTTGGTGCCGCGCGCCGCCGACTGGGATCTGGCGTTCCGTCGCTACGAAGTGCGCTTGAACTCGCCGGCGGTTGGCGGGGCGACGAGCAAAAACGTGCTCGGCTTCGCGCTCGACAATAACAAAGCCGCCAGTGATGCGCAGGTGCTGGCGTTCACGTCGGCGGCGACGCTCGCCGACTTCGATGCAGTGCGTGTGGCGCGAATTCCTGCCGACGATCAGTTTCAGACGGATCGTCTGACGGAGAACAAGCAGGGTTACCTGAATCTGAGCGGCATTCCGACGGCCAACCCGGCGAACTATTGGAAGCTGCGTCTGGCCAACGGCACGTTCGCGGTGTTCCGCGCCACTCGCATCAAGTTTACGCAGACGTTCGCGGTCGACACGTTGTACCTCGAGTCGCGCCTGCAGACCGGCAGCACTCTCGGGGCCGTGCAGACGCTGGCGATTGCGCCAGCCAACGGCGTGCGTCAGATCAGTCTTGCCACGAATGCGGTGGTGACCGGCGCCGGCTGCAACTGGGACCTCGAGTTCAATCCCGCGGCGAACCAGCTCTCGCTCGTGCCGAACGTTGCGTGCAACGCCGGCACGTATCCAGGACCGACGTCCCCGGCCTTCGCCAACGCGACAATCGCCAGCGATGCGCCGCAGTTTGCGACGTTCCTGTCGACGTTGGTGGGTCCGATCCCGAACTCTGTGCTCGATAAGAGCGCGCCATTCCGCTACAACTTGCAGGGCAACGATCGCCTGCACGCCGCGTTCAACACGTATTTGGTGAAATCGGGCACGCGCGTCTACAAGCTCCAGATCACCGACTACTACAGCAACACCGGTGTCGCGGGCTTTCCGACGATTCGCTACGCCCGCATTCGATGA